The Desulfoscipio gibsoniae DSM 7213 genome contains a region encoding:
- the proC gene encoding pyrroline-5-carboxylate reductase codes for MLLDGKKIGFIGGGAMAEALISGLISAGLVSPQQILVSDLSEQRRTHLADKFAVEVSNANNTVVTGADIVILAVKPFVMSEILEDTGSYFCPEHTIVSIAAGITTIYIERFLTGQLPVVRAMPNTPALLGAGATAVCCGRWAGDRHRDLALTIFGAVGRAVPVPEKLMDAVTGLSGSGPAYMYIIAEALADAGVRMGLPRDVALTLASQTMLGAARMILETGRHPGVLKDMVTTPGGTTIEGLFALEEGGIRAALYRAVEKACRRSSQQSGDNK; via the coding sequence ATGTTGCTGGATGGAAAAAAGATCGGCTTTATCGGTGGGGGGGCTATGGCTGAGGCGTTGATTTCCGGATTGATCAGTGCAGGGTTGGTTTCGCCGCAGCAGATACTGGTCAGTGACTTGAGTGAGCAGCGCAGAACCCACCTGGCGGATAAATTTGCAGTTGAGGTGTCTAACGCCAACAATACAGTAGTTACTGGTGCTGATATAGTAATTTTGGCAGTAAAACCTTTTGTCATGAGTGAGATACTGGAAGACACGGGCAGCTATTTCTGTCCCGAACATACCATAGTCTCCATCGCTGCGGGTATTACCACCATATACATAGAAAGATTTCTAACGGGCCAGTTGCCGGTGGTACGGGCTATGCCCAACACGCCTGCACTTTTGGGTGCGGGGGCCACGGCAGTATGCTGTGGCCGGTGGGCTGGGGACCGGCACAGAGATCTGGCTCTGACTATATTCGGCGCGGTGGGCCGGGCGGTACCTGTGCCTGAAAAATTAATGGACGCAGTTACTGGACTTAGCGGCAGTGGTCCGGCATATATGTATATTATAGCCGAGGCGCTGGCAGACGCCGGGGTGCGCATGGGGCTGCCGAGGGACGTAGCGCTGACACTGGCTTCGCAAACAATGCTGGGTGCCGCCAGGATGATACTGGAAACGGGTCGCCATCCGGGAGTGCTAAAAGACATGGTTACTACTCCCGGGGGTACCACCATTGAAGGATTGTTTGCTCTGGAAGAAGGAGGCATAAGGGCCGCGCTGTACCGGGCGGTGGAAAAAGCTTGTCGGCGTTCCAGTCAGCAGTCCGGGGATAACAAATAA
- a CDS encoding DivIVA domain-containing protein produces MLTPLDIQKKEFKRSFRGYNEEEVDKFLDQLVQSYETLYMENQSLKEKLETSEATIARYLEMEKIIKDAVIMAQKNADDLQRNARQEAELQLENARLRAEKIIGDAEEKAARAIQEARERARYRIEEAEDRVKNVMEEYRFLNKQIQMFRVKFRSFLDAQISLLDGQEEDARESMNGWEPGWLEAAASSANNDAGAGAVAERPGIMLQSQPDAAGGEAGVEEKDGAD; encoded by the coding sequence ATGCTCACTCCTCTGGATATTCAGAAAAAAGAGTTCAAACGCTCCTTTCGAGGTTATAATGAGGAAGAAGTGGACAAGTTCCTTGACCAGTTGGTACAAAGTTATGAGACCCTGTATATGGAAAACCAGTCCTTGAAAGAAAAACTGGAGACCAGTGAAGCAACCATAGCGCGTTATCTGGAAATGGAGAAAATTATTAAAGATGCCGTGATTATGGCACAGAAAAATGCCGATGACTTGCAGCGCAACGCCCGGCAGGAGGCCGAGTTGCAGCTGGAAAATGCCCGTTTGCGGGCAGAGAAAATTATTGGTGATGCCGAGGAAAAGGCGGCCCGGGCTATTCAGGAAGCACGGGAGCGGGCGCGGTATCGCATTGAGGAAGCCGAAGACAGGGTTAAGAACGTCATGGAGGAATACCGTTTTTTAAACAAGCAGATTCAAATGTTCCGGGTTAAATTCCGATCTTTTCTGGATGCCCAGATAAGCTTGCTGGACGGTCAGGAAGAAGATGCCAGGGAATCTATGAATGGTTGGGAGCCTGGTTGGTTGGAAGCGGCCGCGAGTTCAGCCAATAACGATGCCGGTGCCGGTGCCGTCGCTGAGAGGCCGGGTATAATGCTGCAGTCCCAGCCCGATGCCGCTGGCGGCGAGGCCGGGGTGGAGGAAAAAGACGGGGCTGATTAG
- a CDS encoding PHA/PHB synthase family protein — MSSYFSNPSEQMAKQFQQGWEKATETTQKWFEIIKSTPSPQVGLTPKDIIWRKNKAQLYHYQTTTPKIHRIPILIIYALINKPYILDIAPETSLVKYLVDNGFDVFMIDWGTPDLEDQDLSFNELVLDYIPKAVAKIVQTSCSNEITILGYCMGGTIASMYTALHPQPRIKNMLFIATPIDFEEAGLSSVYIKQEEYNVDKIVDTFGIVPKSFINTSVFMLNPVNNYWGTYSRLWKMLHDDLSPHSWMLLNKWINDPLPFAGEAYRQWLGLYKTNKLVKKEFELRGRIVDLANINSSILILGGTSDHIVLPEQARALLDHVSSQDKTYLEFPVGHGGLVFGSQAVKKVYPAIKEWLEKRSGGDIA; from the coding sequence ATGTCATCATATTTTAGCAATCCCTCAGAACAAATGGCAAAACAATTTCAACAAGGCTGGGAAAAGGCTACGGAAACCACCCAAAAATGGTTTGAAATTATAAAGTCCACTCCCAGCCCTCAAGTAGGTCTTACTCCCAAAGATATTATATGGAGAAAAAATAAGGCTCAACTTTATCACTACCAAACAACAACTCCTAAAATACACAGGATTCCGATATTAATAATCTATGCCCTGATTAATAAACCATATATCCTGGATATTGCGCCTGAAACCAGCCTGGTAAAATACTTAGTAGATAACGGCTTTGATGTTTTCATGATTGATTGGGGCACTCCGGATTTGGAAGATCAGGATCTGTCATTTAATGAGCTAGTTCTAGACTATATTCCCAAAGCCGTAGCCAAAATTGTACAGACATCGTGCAGCAACGAAATTACCATATTGGGTTACTGCATGGGCGGTACCATAGCCAGTATGTATACTGCCCTACACCCCCAGCCTCGAATAAAAAACATGTTGTTTATTGCTACTCCCATAGATTTCGAAGAAGCCGGGCTTTCCAGTGTCTATATCAAACAAGAGGAATATAATGTCGACAAAATAGTTGACACTTTTGGAATTGTACCAAAAAGTTTTATTAATACCAGTGTATTTATGCTAAATCCTGTAAACAATTATTGGGGCACCTATTCCCGGCTTTGGAAAATGCTTCACGATGATCTATCCCCTCATTCCTGGATGCTCCTTAACAAATGGATCAACGATCCGCTTCCGTTCGCCGGTGAAGCCTACAGGCAATGGTTGGGTTTATATAAAACTAATAAGCTGGTTAAAAAGGAATTTGAGTTACGTGGACGAATAGTGGATCTTGCGAACATAAATAGTTCTATTTTAATCCTGGGGGGAACGTCAGACCATATAGTACTGCCTGAACAGGCGAGAGCCCTTTTAGATCATGTTTCCAGTCAGGATAAAACATACCTTGAGTTTCCTGTGGGACACGGGGGGCTGGTTTTTGGCAGTCAGGCGGTGAAGAAAGTATATCCGGCCATAAAAGAATGGTTAGAAAAGAGGTCCGGTGGTGACATCGCATAA
- a CDS encoding DUF167 domain-containing protein: MLDIKEDAGGVSIKIRVQPRAAKNQVSGVMEGALKVRLTAPPVDGAANKACCAFVAELLGVAKGRVAISQGHTGRNKTVRVEGLTAGQVLEKLNY, from the coding sequence ATGCTGGACATTAAAGAGGATGCCGGTGGCGTATCCATAAAAATACGGGTGCAGCCCCGGGCCGCTAAAAACCAGGTGTCCGGTGTTATGGAGGGTGCCCTGAAAGTGCGGCTCACCGCTCCGCCGGTGGATGGCGCGGCTAACAAGGCCTGCTGTGCGTTTGTCGCCGAACTGCTGGGAGTGGCCAAGGGGCGTGTGGCCATTAGCCAGGGGCATACCGGGCGCAATAAAACGGTGCGGGTTGAAGGACTGACCGCCGGGCAGGTGCTGGAAAAGCTCAATTATTGA
- a CDS encoding tryptophan transporter, translated as MNNPVVEQVTSTGMTRSKEIAVVAFLIAIGAVLRMFSPAILGITPNFIIAMYCISILLLRPKLGAALGIGIVAGAISMIFSKSPIPYLNLFSEPAGALMCALLTYYLPEFSIKKYSFKPCLATFLGTLVSGGLYIILNFQLALHLPPAAMKAAFIGVVIPVALINMVMAQALYAPIRKYLFR; from the coding sequence ATGAATAATCCAGTCGTTGAGCAAGTTACCTCTACGGGAATGACCCGGTCAAAAGAAATTGCCGTAGTTGCCTTTTTAATTGCCATTGGTGCAGTTTTACGTATGTTTTCCCCTGCTATTTTAGGTATTACCCCTAATTTTATTATAGCCATGTATTGCATTTCCATTTTGCTGCTTCGTCCCAAGCTGGGGGCTGCTTTGGGTATCGGTATTGTTGCGGGAGCAATCAGTATGATTTTTTCTAAATCCCCGATTCCTTATCTTAACTTGTTTAGTGAACCGGCAGGAGCACTTATGTGTGCCCTGCTAACCTACTACTTACCGGAATTCTCGATTAAAAAATATTCATTTAAGCCCTGTTTAGCAACGTTTTTGGGCACCCTTGTAAGTGGCGGTTTATATATCATATTAAACTTTCAACTGGCCCTTCACCTACCGCCGGCTGCTATGAAAGCTGCCTTTATCGGTGTAGTCATTCCCGTGGCTCTGATAAATATGGTCATGGCCCAGGCCTTATATGCACCAATAAGAAAGTACCTCTTTCGATAA
- the ileS gene encoding isoleucine--tRNA ligase has protein sequence MDYGKTLNLPKTDFPMRGNLPQREPEIMQFWEQNDIYRQVQRHNSGKPKFILHDGPPYANGHIHLGHTLNKVLKDIVVKFHSMVGYDAPYVPGWDTHGLPIEQQAIKNLGLNRHAVDTVEFRRKCKEYALKFVDIQREEFKRLGVRGDWEHPYVTLMPHFEARQIGVFGEMAKRGYIYKGLKPVYWCATCETALAEAEVEYADKKSPSIYVKFPVRDGKGILPEENTYVVIWTTTPWTLIANLAITLHPEFDYILMELDGQNMLMAKELKEAFLHETGLPEGSIISQYKGSELEGIVCSHPFVDRNSVLILGDHVTLEAGTGCVHTAPGHGHEDYLVGLKYNLPILSPVDGRGRFTDEAGQFAGQLYHEANDGILDTLRETGALIKSDKISHQYPHCWRCKKPVFFRATEQWFASIDGFRQAALDEIDKVRWIPGWGRDRIHNMVANRGDWCISRQRTWGVPIPIFYCKSCNKEIINDETISNLQKLIREHGSDVWFARDAAELVPAGLTCPACGSKEFTKETDIMDVWFDSGSSHLAVLDEPDVWPDLTWPADLYLEGSDQHRGWFNSSLSTSVAVTGQAPYRAVLTHGFLVDENGRKMSKSLGNVVDPLKVIKQMGADILRLWVSSADYRGDLAVSQNILKQLTEAYRKIRNTCRFMLGNLYDFTPEQDSVPYEKMPELDRYAMLKLHRLIERVLEAYRNYEFHVVYHAIHHFCTVDMSNQYLDIIKDRLYCEKADAELRRSAQTVMYQALHALVRLLAPILAFTTEEMWRYVPKTVDAPASVQLTDMPEPDDRYVDAALEEKWGRLMKIRGLVTRALEKARQEKVIGNSLEARVHLYADDQMTDLIKPYYQDLAVLFIVSGVTMHALAEKTAAAMEVDEIPGLAVGVSRAAGVKCSRCWMYHEDVGQNTTHPETCPRCATVLEQTGGAGC, from the coding sequence ATGGATTACGGAAAAACACTTAATTTACCTAAGACTGATTTTCCCATGCGGGGTAATTTACCCCAGCGGGAGCCGGAAATTATGCAGTTCTGGGAGCAAAACGATATTTACCGCCAGGTACAGCGGCACAACAGCGGGAAGCCTAAGTTTATACTGCATGACGGCCCCCCCTATGCTAACGGTCACATTCACCTGGGGCATACGCTTAACAAAGTACTCAAGGACATTGTGGTTAAGTTTCATTCTATGGTGGGCTATGATGCTCCCTATGTGCCGGGCTGGGATACCCACGGTCTGCCCATTGAGCAGCAGGCTATTAAAAACCTGGGTCTGAACCGCCATGCTGTGGACACTGTGGAGTTTCGGCGGAAATGCAAGGAATACGCCTTGAAATTTGTAGATATCCAGCGGGAGGAATTTAAACGCCTGGGCGTGCGGGGGGACTGGGAGCACCCATATGTGACCTTGATGCCGCACTTTGAGGCCCGGCAAATTGGTGTGTTTGGGGAAATGGCCAAGCGGGGCTACATTTACAAAGGCTTAAAGCCGGTGTACTGGTGCGCCACCTGTGAAACTGCACTGGCCGAGGCTGAGGTGGAATACGCCGATAAGAAGTCTCCCTCTATTTATGTTAAGTTTCCGGTGCGAGACGGCAAGGGAATTTTACCGGAGGAGAATACCTACGTGGTTATCTGGACCACCACCCCCTGGACACTGATTGCCAACCTGGCTATCACCCTACACCCGGAATTCGATTACATTCTTATGGAGTTGGACGGTCAAAATATGCTCATGGCTAAAGAGCTTAAGGAAGCATTTTTGCATGAAACCGGTCTGCCCGAGGGTAGTATTATCAGCCAGTACAAGGGTAGTGAGCTGGAAGGCATTGTATGTAGTCATCCCTTCGTTGACCGCAACTCAGTACTTATACTGGGCGACCATGTTACCCTGGAAGCGGGCACGGGTTGCGTGCACACTGCGCCGGGGCATGGCCATGAAGACTATCTGGTAGGTTTAAAATATAATCTGCCCATCCTTTCACCCGTGGACGGTCGAGGCCGGTTTACTGATGAGGCCGGTCAATTTGCTGGCCAACTGTACCACGAAGCCAACGATGGTATACTGGACACTCTGAGGGAAACAGGAGCATTAATCAAGTCCGACAAGATCAGTCACCAGTACCCGCACTGCTGGCGCTGTAAAAAACCGGTATTTTTCCGGGCTACCGAGCAGTGGTTTGCCTCCATTGACGGCTTCCGCCAGGCTGCCCTGGATGAAATAGATAAAGTTCGCTGGATACCCGGTTGGGGTAGAGACAGGATTCATAACATGGTAGCCAACCGTGGCGACTGGTGTATTTCCCGACAGCGTACCTGGGGAGTGCCCATTCCAATATTTTATTGCAAGTCCTGTAATAAGGAAATTATTAATGACGAAACCATCAGCAATTTACAAAAGCTGATCCGGGAACACGGCTCGGATGTTTGGTTTGCCCGGGATGCGGCGGAGCTGGTACCGGCGGGACTAACCTGCCCGGCCTGCGGGTCTAAGGAGTTTACCAAAGAAACCGATATTATGGATGTGTGGTTTGACAGTGGTTCCAGCCACCTGGCAGTGCTGGACGAACCGGACGTTTGGCCCGACCTCACCTGGCCGGCGGATTTATACCTGGAGGGTAGTGACCAGCATCGTGGCTGGTTTAACTCCTCCCTGAGCACATCGGTGGCAGTAACGGGCCAGGCTCCTTACCGGGCGGTACTCACCCACGGCTTCCTGGTGGATGAAAACGGGCGTAAAATGAGCAAATCACTGGGCAATGTGGTGGATCCGTTAAAAGTAATTAAACAAATGGGTGCCGATATACTGCGCCTGTGGGTTTCCTCGGCGGACTACCGGGGTGATTTGGCGGTGTCTCAAAACATTCTCAAACAATTAACTGAGGCTTACCGTAAAATAAGGAATACCTGCCGGTTTATGCTGGGTAATCTCTACGACTTTACGCCCGAACAAGACAGCGTGCCCTACGAAAAAATGCCGGAGCTGGACCGCTACGCCATGCTGAAACTGCACCGGCTGATTGAGCGGGTGCTGGAGGCGTATCGCAATTATGAATTCCACGTGGTCTACCACGCCATCCACCATTTTTGCACGGTGGATATGAGTAACCAGTACCTGGATATTATCAAAGACCGGCTGTACTGTGAAAAGGCTGATGCAGAGCTGCGCCGCTCGGCCCAAACCGTGATGTACCAGGCGCTGCACGCGCTGGTGCGCTTGCTGGCACCAATACTGGCCTTCACCACTGAAGAAATGTGGCGTTATGTGCCCAAAACAGTGGATGCGCCGGCAAGTGTTCAGCTTACCGACATGCCCGAGCCGGATGACCGTTATGTAGATGCGGCCCTGGAAGAAAAATGGGGCCGGCTGATGAAAATACGCGGCCTGGTTACCCGGGCGCTGGAAAAAGCCCGCCAGGAAAAGGTCATCGGTAACTCCCTGGAAGCCAGGGTACACCTGTACGCTGATGACCAAATGACCGACCTTATTAAGCCGTACTACCAGGATCTGGCCGTGCTGTTCATCGTATCCGGAGTTACTATGCATGCATTGGCCGAAAAAACTGCCGCTGCAATGGAGGTTGATGAAATACCCGGCCTGGCCGTAGGTGTATCTCGGGCTGCCGGTGTCAAATGCTCTCGCTGTTGGATGTATCACGAGGATGTGGGTCAAAATACCACGCATCCTGAAACCTGCCCCCGCTGCGCCACAGTGCTGGAACAAACAGGTGGTGCTGGGTGTTAA
- a CDS encoding YggT family protein, producing MDIGVTTIIYYAIEVYTWLIFIRIILSWIRVNPYQPVVRFIYETTEPFLGFFRRLIPPMGMIDFSPIVAFIALQLLATILIRLLHSIGIY from the coding sequence ATGGACATTGGTGTTACAACGATAATCTACTACGCCATTGAGGTATATACCTGGTTGATTTTTATTCGCATTATTTTATCCTGGATCAGGGTGAACCCCTATCAACCTGTGGTCAGGTTTATCTATGAGACCACTGAACCTTTTCTGGGCTTTTTCAGGAGACTGATTCCTCCGATGGGAATGATTGACTTTTCCCCCATTGTTGCCTTTATTGCCCTGCAGTTATTAGCTACAATACTCATCAGACTGCTACATTCAATTGGTATTTATTAG
- a CDS encoding polysaccharide deacetylase family protein, protein MPSLSLRITAGVILLLGICFCFFCFYPIHANAPSSLADDETGSKVSQRSDTPHEATAAIDQVKNEPNKPQPQPIDKNDASIQLPTTGQSAAATEDEPQQVDQTSPEEVTGSNEGLTPSPPASAEPIPDSTNQLIKRVEGIHNMVGITFDDGPVPQMTEQYLAVLDKLNVRATFFMIGQRIKYYPELARQVVEQGSEIGSHSWQHDRLDQTTADTIAKDLLSVANQVQADVGRSLSLFRPPYGRRSDTLLTVAEQLSFKVIIWDVDPRDWEDPPPEKIVASILEQVKPGSIIVMHEGHPNTLKALPDIIQKLRERGLEPVPVSEMLNHNQAQLDSNSTIGGN, encoded by the coding sequence ATGCCATCCTTATCTTTACGCATTACGGCCGGGGTAATATTGTTACTTGGTATTTGTTTTTGTTTTTTTTGTTTTTACCCCATTCATGCCAATGCTCCATCCAGCTTGGCCGACGATGAAACCGGTTCGAAAGTAAGCCAGCGGTCCGATACGCCGCATGAAGCCACCGCTGCAATTGACCAGGTGAAAAATGAACCCAACAAACCACAACCACAACCCATTGACAAAAACGACGCATCAATACAGTTACCCACCACCGGGCAGAGTGCGGCTGCTACCGAAGATGAGCCCCAACAGGTCGACCAAACAAGTCCGGAAGAAGTAACCGGTTCCAATGAAGGATTAACCCCATCACCGCCTGCATCAGCAGAACCAATCCCAGACTCAACCAACCAGTTGATTAAGCGAGTGGAGGGTATCCATAACATGGTGGGCATTACCTTTGATGACGGACCTGTTCCCCAAATGACTGAGCAATATCTGGCTGTGTTGGACAAGCTTAATGTCCGGGCTACTTTTTTCATGATCGGTCAACGTATTAAATACTATCCTGAACTGGCCCGACAGGTAGTGGAACAAGGCAGTGAAATCGGCAGCCATTCCTGGCAACACGACCGGCTCGATCAAACAACAGCAGATACTATCGCTAAAGATCTGCTCAGTGTTGCCAACCAGGTACAGGCCGATGTTGGCCGGTCATTGAGCCTGTTTCGCCCCCCATACGGCAGACGCAGCGATACTCTGCTGACGGTCGCAGAGCAACTGAGCTTTAAGGTAATCATATGGGATGTCGACCCCCGGGACTGGGAGGACCCTCCTCCGGAAAAAATTGTAGCTAGTATACTGGAGCAGGTCAAACCAGGCTCCATCATTGTAATGCACGAAGGTCACCCGAACACGCTTAAGGCCCTGCCCGATATAATCCAAAAACTCCGGGAGCGCGGCCTCGAGCCGGTGCCTGTCTCTGAAATGCTAAACCACAACCAGGCGCAACTAGACAGTAATTCAACCATCGGTGGCAATTAA
- a CDS encoding phasin family protein: MPINKNIATMMEMSSYTYDKLWDLIFATLSNFSWTQEQAEKMAQTYIEQRKINRDEATKIMKEILTQTRNNQQKIKEIVEEGINSVFSDSLFVEYFKPNHISKKLDELEKKIEGIKEFKQ, from the coding sequence TTGCCAATAAATAAAAACATTGCAACAATGATGGAAATGTCTTCGTATACTTATGATAAGCTATGGGATTTAATTTTTGCTACATTAAGTAACTTTTCCTGGACTCAGGAGCAAGCAGAAAAAATGGCACAGACTTATATTGAACAAAGAAAAATTAACCGTGATGAAGCAACTAAGATAATGAAAGAAATTTTAACCCAGACAAGAAACAATCAACAAAAAATCAAGGAAATTGTAGAAGAGGGGATTAATTCAGTATTTTCGGATAGCTTATTTGTGGAATACTTCAAACCTAATCATATTTCAAAAAAATTAGATGAATTAGAAAAAAAGATCGAAGGTATTAAGGAATTTAAGCAATAG
- a CDS encoding MaoC family dehydratase — MQGKTINEIQIGDKAYFSKTISESDIYMYAGITGDFSEIHVNQQEAEKTIFKGRIAHGMLTAGYISTVIGTKLPGSGTIYLQQQINFLKPVKIQDTIRAEIKVLEIFPEKNRVKLKTCCFNQRNELVLDGEALVMPPKTS, encoded by the coding sequence ATGCAGGGTAAAACCATAAACGAAATTCAAATCGGTGATAAAGCCTATTTTTCTAAAACCATCTCCGAAAGTGATATATATATGTATGCCGGCATAACCGGGGATTTCAGCGAAATCCATGTTAATCAACAGGAAGCGGAAAAAACTATATTTAAGGGACGAATTGCACATGGTATGTTAACGGCTGGGTATATTTCCACTGTTATTGGTACAAAACTTCCCGGGTCGGGTACCATTTACCTCCAGCAACAGATAAATTTCTTAAAACCGGTTAAGATTCAGGATACCATAAGAGCAGAAATTAAAGTTTTAGAAATTTTCCCAGAAAAAAATAGGGTTAAATTAAAAACTTGTTGTTTTAATCAGCGTAATGAATTGGTATTGGACGGTGAAGCTCTGGTCATGCCGCCTAAAACTTCCTGA
- a CDS encoding RNA-binding protein yields the protein MTRLTGVNIIHLDKLQSMVTNPEDREILARAMDLAEVAGKSHRPQVTDFYDPYRCAMIARAMGYLPDLAVVVDGGYPAAERSRVLIFPDYMFAGDVDTGLSFLAVKGSFRFNTVTHRDYLGALLGLGLRREKLGDILVGEDGAQLVVAAEVVDFIKMGLTGVGRVRVTVHEINRAEVKPPARDYREIKVTVQSLRLDAVAAHGFGLSRTKMAGEIAAGKIYLNWRLCLDPSAPVRPGDMISARGRGRVAVEQTGGQTKKGRTNLLLHRYGSNR from the coding sequence ATGACGCGGTTAACGGGGGTGAATATCATACACCTGGATAAATTGCAGAGCATGGTAACTAATCCTGAGGACAGGGAGATACTGGCTCGGGCCATGGACCTGGCTGAAGTGGCCGGCAAAAGTCACCGGCCCCAGGTAACCGACTTTTACGATCCCTATCGCTGCGCAATGATTGCCCGGGCTATGGGATACCTCCCTGACCTGGCGGTGGTGGTGGACGGTGGTTATCCCGCGGCGGAAAGGTCGCGGGTTTTAATTTTCCCTGATTACATGTTTGCCGGGGATGTGGATACCGGGCTATCCTTTCTGGCGGTGAAGGGCAGCTTTCGCTTTAACACTGTTACTCACCGGGACTACCTGGGGGCGCTGCTGGGTCTGGGCTTGCGCAGGGAAAAACTGGGGGATATTCTGGTGGGTGAAGATGGTGCCCAGCTCGTCGTTGCTGCAGAAGTGGTCGATTTTATCAAAATGGGGCTAACCGGGGTGGGCCGGGTTAGGGTTACCGTACATGAAATAAACCGGGCGGAAGTTAAGCCGCCGGCTCGGGATTACCGCGAAATCAAGGTTACGGTGCAGTCATTGCGTCTGGATGCGGTGGCGGCCCACGGTTTCGGCCTGTCCAGGACCAAAATGGCCGGTGAGATTGCGGCCGGTAAGATATACCTTAACTGGCGCCTTTGTCTTGATCCTTCCGCGCCGGTGCGCCCCGGTGATATGATTTCCGCACGGGGTCGGGGCCGTGTGGCTGTGGAACAAACCGGCGGGCAGACTAAAAAAGGTCGTACCAACCTACTGCTGCACCGCTATGGTTCTAACCGATGA
- a CDS encoding esterase/lipase family protein, whose product MTSHNVFELFLRQLLKESDQFQNPGSEFFRFPTNPFFRNPFLKSSDYWKVITCFSITKPGIMDEPFCDYNEHLDPDIVQAFGGPRPPANLFLLHQAKENNLKSRCTPVLLVHGAGHNANIWADPFLSGGPGLMHFLVANNYPVFAITFSHPHGDNYIQAEQLAEAIQQIKNITCQPQVDIVAHSKGGIPARMYLSNVKKQWGTPYRGDVRRLIMLGVPNLGLDYSFRKPLVNYLIYTTKANGAISWDRMLYLGQVIDTNCYSIYKKGTFPGQCQLLYRWDTKYPLEILQPDWWTTYYGGEGVLSHSFGIDEAIAQGGFLIEQLEDTGIDKSVEIAVLAGNKSNITLFDVISGPSDGIIFVDSALNTAALTQRGARLLDKVEMPINHLELITLPMVWNWIQSQM is encoded by the coding sequence GTGACATCGCATAATGTCTTTGAATTGTTTTTAAGACAATTATTAAAAGAATCCGATCAGTTCCAAAACCCGGGATCGGAATTTTTCCGGTTTCCTACCAACCCGTTCTTTAGAAATCCTTTCTTGAAATCTTCCGACTACTGGAAAGTTATTACCTGCTTTAGCATTACCAAGCCTGGGATCATGGATGAACCATTTTGCGATTATAATGAACACCTGGATCCGGACATAGTGCAAGCTTTCGGGGGGCCTCGCCCCCCGGCAAATTTATTTTTGCTGCATCAAGCCAAGGAGAATAATTTAAAAAGCCGGTGCACTCCAGTTTTATTGGTGCACGGTGCCGGACACAATGCCAATATCTGGGCGGACCCTTTCCTGAGCGGCGGCCCCGGCCTTATGCATTTTCTGGTTGCTAACAACTACCCTGTATTTGCCATCACCTTTTCCCATCCTCACGGTGACAACTATATTCAAGCAGAGCAACTGGCAGAGGCCATACAACAAATAAAAAATATAACATGTCAACCTCAAGTAGATATAGTGGCACATAGTAAAGGGGGAATTCCCGCCCGCATGTACTTGTCCAATGTAAAAAAACAATGGGGTACGCCTTATCGTGGCGATGTAAGACGCCTCATCATGCTGGGTGTTCCCAACCTGGGTTTGGATTACTCTTTCCGTAAGCCATTAGTAAATTATCTTATTTATACCACCAAGGCCAACGGAGCCATTTCCTGGGACAGGATGCTTTATTTGGGGCAGGTTATAGATACCAATTGTTATTCAATTTATAAAAAGGGAACTTTCCCGGGACAATGTCAGTTACTTTATCGCTGGGACACAAAATATCCCCTGGAAATTTTACAACCGGACTGGTGGACTACTTATTATGGAGGGGAAGGAGTATTAAGTCACTCATTTGGTATAGATGAGGCTATTGCCCAAGGAGGATTCTTAATAGAGCAGTTAGAAGACACGGGCATTGATAAAAGCGTAGAAATAGCCGTCCTGGCCGGAAATAAGAGTAACATTACGCTATTCGACGTTATATCCGGCCCATCCGATGGGATTATTTTTGTTGATAGTGCTCTCAATACAGCTGCTTTAACCCAAAGAGGGGCACGATTACTGGATAAAGTAGAAATGCCAATCAATCACCTGGAGCTTATCACCCTGCCTATGGTTTGGAACTGGATCCAATCCCAAATGTAG